GACAGTATCCCTGCTTGGCATGATTATAAAAAGAGGTTATTTAAAGGAGTTAGTTTAAACCAAATTGCTGGAATGGCATTTGGTCGTCCATATGATATTAACGGTAACTTTCTAATTCATCCCACTAACGATAAAACTCTCTCTATCCCTTTAAATAAAATTCTTAACGTTCCTATACGCTTTGCTATTGTTCAACGCAAATCAAAATATCAAGCCGCTTTAGGAGCCCTTCGTGGAGGTTTATTTACTGATATGATACTTACAGAATCAATCGCTTTACGAATTATTGAAGAGTTAAGATAAATGGGATTAGCTAAATTTAAAGCTAAGGCATGGGCATGGCCCGTTGCTGTTGGCTTAATCTTATGGTTCTGCGGTCCGATCCGTCCTGATGGCGTTTCTATGGCTGCTTGGCATATGTTTGCTATTTTCGTAGCAACGATTGTGGGATGTATCACCCAGCCGTTACCGATTGCCGGAACGACTTTAGTTGGGTTCACAATTATGGTCTTGGTTGGCATTGTACCGATGGAAGAGGCATTAAAGGCCTTTGAAAATTCGTCATCATGGCTGATTGCAATGGCCTTCCTACTTTCCCGTGGTTTTATTAAAACGGGATTAGGTCGGCGAATTGCTTTGGTCTTTGTTCGTAGTTTTGGGCAACATAGTTTGGGGTTAGCATACTCCATTATGGGAATTGATTTGGTTACTTCACCAGCCATTCCAAGTAATACTGCCCGGGCTGGTGGGGTAGTTTATCCAATTATTAAGTCCTTAGCTGAAACTTATGGGTCTGACCCAAAGAAAGGTACTCGGAAAAAGATAGGTTCTTTCCTAGTTTTCACTGAATTCCACAGTAATTTGATTACTTCCGCAACCTTCATGACGGCTATGGCACCAAACTTGGTTGTAGTTGCCTTAGCTAAGACATTAAACATTAATATTACTTGGGTTGGATGGTTTGTAGCCGGAGTTCTTCCTAGTGTACTTTGTTTAATTGCTGTGCCATACATTATCTACAAGATGTACCCACCAGAAATCAAAGAAACACCAAACGCTAAGACTTGGGCTAATAGCGAACTTGAAAAGATGGGTAGCATGAAGCTTTCTGAAAAGCTCATGGGGCTTATTTTCTTATTGACTCTTGTTTTATGGATGTTGACTAGTTTTATTCCTGCTATTAACGCGACTTTTGTGGCTTTCTTAGCAATTGCTCTTCTGCTTATTACTGGCGTGTTGGAAACTAAGGACGTCTTGAACGAATCTGGTGCTTGGAATGTATTGATTTGGCTTTCAATCTTAGTATTCATGGCTAGTGAATTGACTAAGTTAGGCTTCATTAAATGGTTCTCTAACAGTATTGAAGGTGCCCTTCACGGAGTTAGCTGGATTTGGGTATTAGTTGTATTAGTAGTTGTCTACTTCTACGCTCACTATTTCTTTGCCAGTGCTACTGCTCACGTTACTGCAATGTACACGGCTTTCGTTTCTGTAGCGATTGCTGCTGGAGCACCAGCAATGTTAACTGCAATGCTCCTTGCCTTCACTTCTGCTATCATGGGTTCTACTACTCACTATGCTAACGGACCAGCTTCGATTTTATCATCATCTGGTTACGTTACTCAGAGCGAATGGTGGAAGATGAACTTTATATTAGGTATCTTCTACTTACTTGTTTACGGTATTATTGGAACCTTCTGGATGCGCCTAATTGGCATTTCGTAGATGTTAGGACATCATCATAAAGTTGTGCTTGTTGGTGATGGAGCTGTAGGATCATCATTCGCATTCTCACTCCTTCAAACAACACAAGAAATTGATGAATTAGTTATTGTTGACCTAAAGAAAGAAAAGGCAACTGGAGAATCATTGGATTTACAAGATATTACTCCACTAACTAGTCCAGTCAACATTCACGCAGGGGATTATTCTGATGCTACAGATGCTGATGTTGTAGTTATTACTGCTGGAGTTCCACGCAAGCCAGGCGAGACTCGTTTGGATCTTGTTTCAAAGAACACAAAGATTCTTTCAACTATTGTTAACCCAATTGTTGAAAGTGGATTCAACGGCATTTTTGTTGTATCAAGTAATCCTGTTGATATTTTAACTACAGTGACACAACAACTTTCTGGATTCCCTAAGCATCGTGTTATCGGAACTGGTACTTCATTAGACACGGCTCGATTGAATGTACTTTTATCTGAAAAGTTAAATGTTCCAGTAAATGAAATTGATGCTTTAGTTTTAGGGGAACATGGAGATACATCGTTTGGTGCATTCGATGAAGCCACTATTAATGGAAAACCGTTAAAAGAAGTTACTGATTTAACTGCTCAGGACTATAGTGAACTTGAAAAAGCAGTTAAAGAACGTGGTGGTAAGATTATCGAAGGAAAAGGAGCTACTTTCTATGGAGTAGCTAAATATCTTGCTTATATTGTAAAAGCGATTATTGAAAATCGTAATATCATGCTCCCAATATCAGCCCCTTTAATGGGACAATATGGGATTAATGATTTGTATCTTGGAATACCTGCAATTGTTAATCGAACAGGAATAGAAAAAGTCGTTGATTACGGACTTTCGGATACAGAAATCGAAAAACTAAAATACTCTGCTGCTAAGATGAAAGATGTCTTAGATGGTGTGGTTATTAAGAATTAAATGGCTGAAAAGTTCCAACCATTATCTGTAAGTAAATTAGATAATGATTACGATGTTATTGTAATTGGTTCTGGTGGAACAGGTCTTTCCGCAGCAATTCAAGCAAACGAATTGGGAATGAAGACGGTCGTTCTTGAAAAGGAAGAAGAACTTGGCGGAAATACTAACCGGGCTTCTTCAGGAATGAACGCCGCTGAAACCAATGTGCAATTACAACATGGAGTAATTGATAACGTTGCCGATTTCTACCATGAAACATACAAAGATGGTGGACGTCTAAACGATAAGGATATGCTAGGTTACTTTGTATATCATACAGCTCCAGCAATCGACTGGTTAGCTGATCATGGGATTAAGCTTGATGACATTACAATTACTGGTGGAATGTCTCGTAAGCGTACTCACCGTCCAGCAAGTATGGCGCCAATTGGTGGTTTCTTAGTAAAAAGTTTATTGGAAGTTGTTCAAAAGGAAAACATTCCAGTATTTAATAAGGTTAAAGTTAACAAGCTCTTACAAGATGATGAGGGTAAGGTAATCGGTGTTGAAGCTAATGCTGATGGCCTAATTAAAACCATCCACGCAAAGGCTGTTATCTTAGCTACTGGTGGATTTGGTGCTTCTAAGGAATACATGAAGCGGTTCCGCCCTGACCTTGCTGATTACAAGACTACCAATCAACCAGGAGCAACTGGTGATGGCTTGAAGCTTACTGAAGGCGTTGGCGGTGAATTAATGCAAATGGATCTTGTACAAGTTCACCCAACTGTTCAACAAGATAATCCTCATGTTTACCTTATTGGTGAGGCTGTCCGTGGTGAAGGTGCAATCTTAGTTAATGCTGAAGGTAATCGGTTTGTTAACGAATTAAACACTCGAAAGATTGTTTCTAATGCAATTACTTCCCTTCCAGAACACAGTGCTTACTTAATTTTTGACCAAGGTATTCGTGACCATGCTAAGGCAATTGAATTTTACGATAAAGTTGGTCTTGTTGTTCATGGCGATACGATTGAAGATCTTGCAAAGAACCTCAACATGGATCCTGAGAACTTAAAGAAAACAGTTGCAACATGGAATGAAGCTGTTGAAAATCATGACGATAAAGAATTCCATCGGACAACAGGAATGGATCGTGGAATTACTAAGCCAGGATTCTTTGCAATCCATATTGCACCTGCAATTCACTACACTATGGGTGGTATTCATATTAATACAAAGACTCAAGTGCTTGATGGTAATGGGGATGTAATCAAGGGATTATATGCTGCAGGTGAAGTTGCTGGTGGTTTACATGGTAATAACCGTGTTGGTGGTAACTCAATTGCAGAAACAATTGTCTTTGGACGTCAAGCAGGTCAACAAGTAACTGTTTACGCCCGTGGCTTAAAGTAAATGTCAGAATACCGTACTGAAGAAGATACGTTAGGTCCTGTTAAAATCCCTGCTGAAGCATTATGGGGACCACAAACAGAACGGAGTCGGAATAACTTTCCAACCGGTCAATACATGCCATTAGCAATTATCCGTGCTTTATTGAACATTAAAAAGGCAGCGGCTCAAGCTAATATGGAAACTAAAGCTATCTCTGAAGAAAAGGGTAATTTAATCGTTAAGGCGATTGATGAATTACTCGCATTAAGTGATGAAGAATTGCGGAAGGACTTCCCATTAAAGGTTTACCAAACTGGTTCTGGTACCCAAACCAACATGAACACTAATGAAGTTGTTGCGCACAAGGCTCATGAAATTAACCCTGACATTGAAATCTTACCAAATGATGATGTTAACAAGGGTCAAAGTTCAAACGATACATTCCCAACTGCGATGAATGTAGTTGCTTTAGAAGCGCTTGATAAGTTGAAGCCAGCTGTTCAACATTTAATTGATGAATTAAAGGTTAAGGAAGAGAAGTACATGAAGACTGTTAAAGTTGGACGTACTCACTTGCAAGATGCTGTTCCATTGACATTTGGTCAAGAACTTTCTGGTTATATTGCTTCCTTAGAACATGACCTTGATTACATTAAGACTTTGGAATCAACATTAGATGAATTGGCAATTGGTGGTACTGCTGTTGGTACTGGTTTGAATGCTGCAGAAGGAATGCCTGAAAAGATTGCTGAAAAGCTTAGCGAAGTTTACGGCTTAAACTTGACTGCTGATTCAAACAAGTTCTACGGTTTAGCTAACCACTCTGGTTTAGATGTTGTTCACGGTGCTTTGAAGACATTAGCAGCTGACATGTTCAAGCTTGCTCAAGATATTCGTTTCTTAGCTTCTGGTCCGCGTGCTGGTTACGGTGAATTAAATATCCCAGCTAACGAACCAGGTTCATCAATCATGCCAGGTAAGGTTAACCCAACTCAAGCAGAAGCTGTAACAATGGCTGCTTTACGGGTATTCGGTAACGATACTGTAGTAACAATGGCTTCATCACAAGGTAACTTCGAAATGAATGTTTACAAGCCAGTATTAATCGATGCATTCCTCGAATCAGCTGACTTATTAACTGGAACAATTACTGGATTTGCTGACAAGATGATCCACGGAATGACAGTTAATGAAAAGCGGATGGAAGAATTAGTTGATAATTCATTGATGACTGTTACTGCTTTGTCACCACACATTGGTTACCATGACAGTGCTAAGATTGCTCAAGCTGCTGATAAAGCTGGTAGCACATTAAAAGAAGCTGCTTTGAAGTCTGGTAAGCTTACGGAAGAACAATACGATGAATGGATGGACATGCTTAAGATGACCAACGTTGATCGTGATAAATAAATGTTGCGTAAAGGAATGCAAATATTAAATGATCCCTTTAAGAATAAGGGAACTGCTTTTACAATTGAAGAACGAAAAAAGTATGGTTTATTAGGCTTGTTACCATCTTGTGTAAGAACGATTGAGGAACAGGCAGACGAAATCTACCGGTTATATCAATCTAAGAACTCACAGATTGAACAACGTCACCTATTGATGGAAGTATTCAATACTAACCGTACGCTTTTCTTCTACTTAATGGAAAAACATATTGCGGAATTTATGCCAGTTGTGTATGATCCCGTAATTGCTGAGGCGATTGAGCAATATAATGAACGTTACATTAAGCCGCAAGATGCTGCATATTTGAGCATTGAGCATCCTGACTTAATTAAAGAGGAACTTGCTGATGCCGCTGATGGTCGTGATATTCGCCTTATCGTTGTTACAGATGCTGAAGGAATCCTTGGTATTGGTGACTGGGGTGTAAATGGGGTTGACATTTCTGTTGGGAAATTAATGGTTTACACAGCAGCGGCTGGGATTGATCCATCCCAAGTGCTCCCGGTTTCTATTGATGCTGGGACGAATAATGAAAAATTACTTAAGGATCCGCACTATCTTGGCAATCGGATGAAGCGGGTTGAAGGACAACCTTACTTTGACTTCATCAATAAGTTTGTTGATGCAGTTGAAGGATTGTTCCCTAAGAGTTTATTACACTTTGAAGATTTTGGTCGGGGAACGGCTGCACGGATTCTTGATAAGTACCAGGATAAAATTTTGACCTTTAATGATGATATTCAAGGAACCGGAATTATTGCCTTAGCTGGTGTGCTAGGAGCCATGAATATCTCAAAAGAAAAGTTAACGGATCAAACATTCTTAACATTTGGTGCGGGTACTGCTGGAATGGGAATCGCTAAGATGCTTTATGACGAATTGATCCGTCAAGGCCTCACACCCGAAGAAGCAAAGAAGCACTTCTACCTTGTTGACAAGCAAGGATTATTGTTTGACGATACGCCCGGCTTAACACCAAAGCAAAAGCCATTTACCCGTCAACGGAGCGAATTTGCTAATGCTGATGAATTAACTAATTTACTTGCGGTTGTTAAAGCTGTTCACCCAACAGTAATGATTGGTACATCTACTCAGCCAGGAAGTTTTGATGAAGCGGTTGTAAAGGAAATGGCAGCCCATACTCCACGGCCTGTTATTTTCCCACTCTCTAACCCAACTAAGTTAGCAGAGGCAAAAGCAGCCGACCTTCTCAAGTGGACTGATGGAAAAGCATTGATTGCAACGGGAATTCCGGTTAAAGATATCGAGTATAACGGAACTGTTTACCAAATTGGGCAAGCTAACAATGCGTTAGTTTATCCTGGAGTTGGTTTTGGTGCCTTGGCTGCTGAAGCTAAAGTGTTAAATGATACTATGCTTGCTGCAGCTGCTCATGCTTTAAGTGGCTTGGTTGATCCTGAAAAGCCAGGAGCGGCGGTATTACCTCCTGTTTCTAAGTTAACAGAATTTTCTAAGCGAGTGGCTGAACGAGTAGCCGAATCTGCTATCGACCAAGGCTTAGCAGGCGATGGAATTACCGATGCGAAGAAAGCGGTAGAAGAGAAAATTTGGAAGCCTCAATATTAAATGAAATTAAACGACCTAAAATATTATCAAGCACTGGTAAAATATAAAAATTTTTCGCAAGTTGCAGCAAAATTCAATGTCAGTCAACCTACTATTACAATGGCTATCCAACGACTAGAAAAAGATTTTGGGACGTCATTTTTTGTTCGTGACCATGTCCATAAACAATTGCATATCACGCCGACTGGTAAGCAATTCGCCATTCACGTTGACGTTATTTTAAACGAATTAAAGATTGCTCACCAAGAAATCAATCAAGCTGAATCATCCAGTATTCGCTTTGGGCTGCCACCTATTATCGGCAATTACTACTTTCCGCCATTAACCCCGCTATTAATGCGAGAAGGCCTTTTAAGCCACTTGGAAACCTCTGAGCATGGTTCTAAGGAAATTCTCAAGATGCTTAAACACGGTCACCTTGATTTGGCATTGCTTGGATCGCTTAACCCCCTAAAGGAAGTGGGGCTAAAAACTACTGAACTGGCTGAGTATCCCTTTAAGATTATTGTTAGCAAGCGTCATCCCCTCGCTGCTAAAAAGGAGATTGATTTTGCTACGCTTAAAAATGAACGCTTTATTGTTCCTGATACTGAATTCTTTCATGAGCAAGCTTTTAAGCAAATTTCTCATTTAGCTCATTTTCGTCCCCAAGTCATCTACCGAACCGCTGACATTCACGTTATCAAAACCATGGTTGCAGAAAATCTTGGAATTGCTTATTTA
The genomic region above belongs to Limosilactobacillus reuteri and contains:
- a CDS encoding malolactic enzyme yields the protein MLRKGMQILNDPFKNKGTAFTIEERKKYGLLGLLPSCVRTIEEQADEIYRLYQSKNSQIEQRHLLMEVFNTNRTLFFYLMEKHIAEFMPVVYDPVIAEAIEQYNERYIKPQDAAYLSIEHPDLIKEELADAADGRDIRLIVVTDAEGILGIGDWGVNGVDISVGKLMVYTAAAGIDPSQVLPVSIDAGTNNEKLLKDPHYLGNRMKRVEGQPYFDFINKFVDAVEGLFPKSLLHFEDFGRGTAARILDKYQDKILTFNDDIQGTGIIALAGVLGAMNISKEKLTDQTFLTFGAGTAGMGIAKMLYDELIRQGLTPEEAKKHFYLVDKQGLLFDDTPGLTPKQKPFTRQRSEFANADELTNLLAVVKAVHPTVMIGTSTQPGSFDEAVVKEMAAHTPRPVIFPLSNPTKLAEAKAADLLKWTDGKALIATGIPVKDIEYNGTVYQIGQANNALVYPGVGFGALAAEAKVLNDTMLAAAAHALSGLVDPEKPGAAVLPPVSKLTEFSKRVAERVAESAIDQGLAGDGITDAKKAVEEKIWKPQY
- a CDS encoding L-lactate dehydrogenase, which translates into the protein MLGHHHKVVLVGDGAVGSSFAFSLLQTTQEIDELVIVDLKKEKATGESLDLQDITPLTSPVNIHAGDYSDATDADVVVITAGVPRKPGETRLDLVSKNTKILSTIVNPIVESGFNGIFVVSSNPVDILTTVTQQLSGFPKHRVIGTGTSLDTARLNVLLSEKLNVPVNEIDALVLGEHGDTSFGAFDEATINGKPLKEVTDLTAQDYSELEKAVKERGGKIIEGKGATFYGVAKYLAYIVKAIIENRNIMLPISAPLMGQYGINDLYLGIPAIVNRTGIEKVVDYGLSDTEIEKLKYSAAKMKDVLDGVVIKN
- a CDS encoding DASS family sodium-coupled anion symporter, which translates into the protein MGLAKFKAKAWAWPVAVGLILWFCGPIRPDGVSMAAWHMFAIFVATIVGCITQPLPIAGTTLVGFTIMVLVGIVPMEEALKAFENSSSWLIAMAFLLSRGFIKTGLGRRIALVFVRSFGQHSLGLAYSIMGIDLVTSPAIPSNTARAGGVVYPIIKSLAETYGSDPKKGTRKKIGSFLVFTEFHSNLITSATFMTAMAPNLVVVALAKTLNINITWVGWFVAGVLPSVLCLIAVPYIIYKMYPPEIKETPNAKTWANSELEKMGSMKLSEKLMGLIFLLTLVLWMLTSFIPAINATFVAFLAIALLLITGVLETKDVLNESGAWNVLIWLSILVFMASELTKLGFIKWFSNSIEGALHGVSWIWVLVVLVVVYFYAHYFFASATAHVTAMYTAFVSVAIAAGAPAMLTAMLLAFTSAIMGSTTHYANGPASILSSSGYVTQSEWWKMNFILGIFYLLVYGIIGTFWMRLIGIS
- a CDS encoding LysR family transcriptional regulator, which produces MKLNDLKYYQALVKYKNFSQVAAKFNVSQPTITMAIQRLEKDFGTSFFVRDHVHKQLHITPTGKQFAIHVDVILNELKIAHQEINQAESSSIRFGLPPIIGNYYFPPLTPLLMREGLLSHLETSEHGSKEILKMLKHGHLDLALLGSLNPLKEVGLKTTELAEYPFKIIVSKRHPLAAKKEIDFATLKNERFIVPDTEFFHEQAFKQISHLAHFRPQVIYRTADIHVIKTMVAENLGIAYLTSLAITPEDNIHSINVTSPLKQSFRLSAVTRSTELLTAPKQKLWDLLTTKKE
- a CDS encoding flavocytochrome c; translation: MAEKFQPLSVSKLDNDYDVIVIGSGGTGLSAAIQANELGMKTVVLEKEEELGGNTNRASSGMNAAETNVQLQHGVIDNVADFYHETYKDGGRLNDKDMLGYFVYHTAPAIDWLADHGIKLDDITITGGMSRKRTHRPASMAPIGGFLVKSLLEVVQKENIPVFNKVKVNKLLQDDEGKVIGVEANADGLIKTIHAKAVILATGGFGASKEYMKRFRPDLADYKTTNQPGATGDGLKLTEGVGGELMQMDLVQVHPTVQQDNPHVYLIGEAVRGEGAILVNAEGNRFVNELNTRKIVSNAITSLPEHSAYLIFDQGIRDHAKAIEFYDKVGLVVHGDTIEDLAKNLNMDPENLKKTVATWNEAVENHDDKEFHRTTGMDRGITKPGFFAIHIAPAIHYTMGGIHINTKTQVLDGNGDVIKGLYAAGEVAGGLHGNNRVGGNSIAETIVFGRQAGQQVTVYARGLK
- a CDS encoding class II fumarate hydratase, whose translation is MSEYRTEEDTLGPVKIPAEALWGPQTERSRNNFPTGQYMPLAIIRALLNIKKAAAQANMETKAISEEKGNLIVKAIDELLALSDEELRKDFPLKVYQTGSGTQTNMNTNEVVAHKAHEINPDIEILPNDDVNKGQSSNDTFPTAMNVVALEALDKLKPAVQHLIDELKVKEEKYMKTVKVGRTHLQDAVPLTFGQELSGYIASLEHDLDYIKTLESTLDELAIGGTAVGTGLNAAEGMPEKIAEKLSEVYGLNLTADSNKFYGLANHSGLDVVHGALKTLAADMFKLAQDIRFLASGPRAGYGELNIPANEPGSSIMPGKVNPTQAEAVTMAALRVFGNDTVVTMASSQGNFEMNVYKPVLIDAFLESADLLTGTITGFADKMIHGMTVNEKRMEELVDNSLMTVTALSPHIGYHDSAKIAQAADKAGSTLKEAALKSGKLTEEQYDEWMDMLKMTNVDRDK